AAAAGCCAAGGCAAAACTGAAGTTTACATGTGTAAGTGCAAGTTAAAGCTCATCATGACATGAAGGCATGCCCTTCGAGAAGAAAACGTTTAACGTCTACATTTCTCCACCATCTCGTCCTTGTCTTAGTGCCCCATGAACCAACCAAGCTTTCAGGCCATGCAGGAAACATTGTTACTTGCAGATGATTTCTTACCACCGTATTTCTGTCAGGCCAAAAGGAAACCAAGATTTTATATCTGATGTGCTAGTAATCCTACTACATGATAAGCTGTTCCAGATGCAAGTACTTGAAGCTCACCTGCTTTCCAATGTTGAATAGGGTACACTTGTATCTGATCAAGTATCTAATTTGATACCCCATTGTGATGACAAAAAGAAGAGTCCAGGAACAGAGCAATATAGACCAAACGACAGGAACATCAAACACTGGAAAGAATGTCATCGCAAAAGCGATGATGAATGCCCTTGTGAAGGAGTACCTAGATACATGACAGCCAAAACAATAGATTATTTTCAGGAACAGATATATCCAAGATGGATCTGCAAAAGCAGCCCTATGGTGCTGGGGAAAGTGTTCGGGTGGTAATTTACCCGGTCAAACAAACTACCATAGTTCACTAGCTCCCTAACTACTTGATTCTTGAAAGCAATCTAGAATCTGTATGAAACTATGAGAACCTCCAACATTCAACATTTTTCCTGCCGACTGACTgagtaaaatataaaactaagaGAGAATAGTTTATGATCGAATTATCAAATGTCTACTTGAAATCGTTTATCAGGTTATAGATAACGGTGGAAGGAATTACTCGATAATTAATATCAACaggatgaaaataacaaaaagactAAATACCGTAATGGCACATAGATACTTCATTACCAGAATTTGAACTCTGGAAGCCGGCGGATGAGTGGCTTGAATTCATCGGAACAACTTGTCGGAAGCAAAGGACCATCTGCATGTTCAGGATCAACCAGAAGTGACAAAAACCCACTTAACAAATTCACTATGTATACCCCGAGCCCATAAACAATGATGTAAAACCCTCGAACGTAATAAAGTCGTGAACAATAGACAGCCACTATAACAAGAGTCCCAATCCACCTATAGACAGCATGAGGTGTAGCCTTATCCAGATAAAATCTATACATCCTCCATGCATCATGTTCCCATCGAGCAACAGGTGACACCACTGAGGCATTCTCATCCCCAAATCCTTCCATTAGTTTTGATCTTCACACCTGCAGATTTTACAGTACAAAACCAATCAagccagcaaacaaacaggtaGAAATGCACAAGATACAACAAATACCAAACATGTACATCCATGAATGCTTCTGAATAACAAATCCTCATATTCAAAGAtaatcaaaaaaacataataaagcagAAAAGAACATGTCCCTGGATATACACGTACCAAGATCGTGGAAATGCTTTAATGACTATATAAACTTGCAAGtgaaaaatattctttcaaCTCAAGCTTCACATTCAATGTAAATGTTCCAAATTCATGGAAATATCaatttcaagaatcaaaatCTTCAGGCATTCTCTCCACCTTCCAATCAAATCAACCATTCACACccatttatttgaaaacaagaaGGCACGAATAGCTATAGAATCACATAAACGCaccaaaatatacaaaagaaaaaagcccTTAAAGATCAATATTTAACCAATGCCAAAGAAACCCAGATGACAAATATATGCAACTATGCAAGGAACATAAAAAGAAACCAATAGCCCAAAAATCTCACTTCCCACCTTCTAGGGACCGAAATGTAGTTACCAAGCTCCATTTAagtaactaaaaaataaaaaataaaaaatgaacacaGTATCTCAATCAATCTAGTCTGAGTGTTAgaatcaagaaacaaagaagATCCCCAAAATGTAAATGCCTAAACAGAAAAAAGGACGTAAAAGAAGGGAAATCGGTCCAAATTGTCAGGAAAATATGGAGAGTAGAGGTTAACCTCGAATAGACTTTGTTTGGCGTTTGTTAAGCAATGCAACAAAAACTTATGTGAATCTactttctttcaagaattgtaACACCTGATACTCGCGCAATTATAACCACCCCAAAGCGTACGCAAAGATGCGTTGTTAGAATTTTCTGTACAGAAAggttattgtataaattatatattctcTACAGAAAATTCCGTCAATTCATCTTTCCAAGTCTTGTTTTCTTCTGTTAATATCTTGGAAgaatattttgatgggtttttagAGGGTCACCGTCTCCTTGGTGAGAAAGCCAGAAGAAAGGAAGTGGCAGGTGAGAGAAGGTACAGAGCCTAGAGGTCTAAGgagggttttttgttttctttcttcgtCCTTTCGTCGTTAAACTGATTTCACTGAATTGGGCCTGGCCGAGTAGTGATGTACACCAGAGATTTATATGGTGGTGTACTGGTGTCCAGACTCCATAGTCTTGGCTTCATTGACAGAAATCTCAAAATGTTGGGCAACTTCAACCAATGAACATAGGGCTGGCAGCGGTCCCTAATCTCCACCTTCGCCATGATAAAGGACTCGAGGGTGAAGGGGTAGATGAATACAAAGCCGAACCTACATCCCGGATAGGCGACAGACTCCTAGGTGCATGCACTGAGCTGAGGTAGAAAGAGGCAGCTGGAAAAGGACAAAACATTCAATTCCTTGCATGAAGAAATGAATTCAACCATAAGCAAAGATTGATGGATCTTGCAGACCAGTTAAGGCAATCAACATAAAGAGAGGATTTACCAACCCATTTTACGTATCAACGCAAGTACGGAAGAAATCTCAGTATCACCCAATGCAATTCGCTCCAAATATATCAGTTGGAACACGCGCTtgacccagaaaaaaaataagataaaccaTTCGAATTTAAAGTTAACTTGAAACAGAGTGGTCCACTTCTATCTGTCTGTCATAACTTCCAGTACTACAGAAGCATACACTAATGGCTACAATGCCACTTTTCATGACTACCATAGAGGGAACTAATACAACGGAATCAAGCACTTTACATAGACAATATTCATTCTCAGAAACGTAAATGAATCTTCTTCGTTTGtatataaacaataaagttTCACTTCTGCAACATCAGCACTCTGCCATCATAAAATGCCAAGGCACAATTGAACTTTAGGTTTGTAAGTGCATATTAAAGTCCATCACAACATGAAGGCATGTcccttaaaaaggaaaaatcaattgTCATGAATCTTCATGTCTAAATATTTCCTTCCATCTGGTCCTTTTCTAGTTGCCTATCAACCAGCCAAGCTTTAGTCCCCACGGGAGCCACTGCTACTTGCAGAAGATTTCTTACCACCATACTTCTGTTAAATACCAAAGAAACCAGAATGTCATCTCACATAATAGCAGTCCTACTATAAGAAAGGAAGTTACAGCAGCCACAGTTATTGGAGGTGTGAATAAAAGGTGGTTAAGTGGAAGAGAAAAATAGAGGTGTAAAGCACTCGGAAACTCACCTGTTTTCCTAAACTGAATGGaatatatttgtatttgatCATATGTGCAATTTGGCGCCTCATTGTAAGGACAAAAAGAACAATCCAGTAACAGAGCAAAATAGGCCAAAAGACAGGAACATCAAACATGGAAAAGAAGGTCATAACAAATGCGATGACGAATGCCTTTGTGAAGGAGTACCTGAATGTAATGGCAGAAACAGCAGGTTATTGGCATGCATAGATGTATCAAAGATGGATCCTCAAAAGCAGCCCTAAGTAGTTGAGAAAAGGCTTGGGATAGAGAAACATCTGGACTTAACCAAACAAACTACTAAAAATATTTAGCTTTCCAACCACTTAATTCTTAAAAGCAAACGAGAATCTGCAAGAACTATGAGAACCACCAATGTATCTTGCTAAGTGTCCAAGTGAATCACTCATGACTGAAGTCTCAAAAGACTACTGGGAATCATTTATCAGGTTATAAGGAACAACAGAAGCATACCAACAGCATGGGGGTAATTACAAGATTAAATGCCACGAGTGGCAAAATTGTTTTCATTACCAGAATTTAAACTCAGGAAGTCGGCGAATGAAGGGCTTGAATTCATCAGAACCCTTTGTCGGCAACGAAGGACCATCTGAAGGATCAATTTCAGGATCAACCAGTGGTGACAAAAACCCAATTAGCAAATTCAGTATGTATATTCCAAGCCCATAGGCAATGATGTAAAACCCTTGAATATAACAAACTCGCAAGCAGTAGATAGCCACTGCAACAAGAGTGCCAATCCACCTGTAGACCGTATGAGGTGTACTCTTATCAAGATAATACTGATAAATCCTCCAAACATCATGTCCCCATTGTGCAACAGGCGATGCAACCGAGGCACCCTCAGCCCCAACTCCCTCCATCCAATTTAATCTTCACAATCCTGCTGATTTgataatacaaaacaaattaaaccaaCAACACACacaaactcattaaaaaaagaagaaaatgcaaCAAATACCACTGCCCCTATCTACATTGTATACTACCATGCTTCATTTCAACTGTAAAAGCATGAACTTGCTTCCTTTTGATCAATACCCATTCAATTTCACGAATCATAATCTGGATAAGTAATCGATTTCCAATCAccacagaaaaaagaaaaaaaatagcatgaatCTCCTCAACTGCTACCAAAATCTCATGAAATGAAGCAAAATATAAACTGCAAAACCGATAAATATTTGCCAAACTTaagttcaaaaagaaaagaaacagattTACAAGAGCCCACGTGCCAAAATGGATGcaagaaacataaaaactatCCAACACGCACAAAACACTTCACTTTCCCCATTTTTATGAACCCAGACTGtgtaaaaaatgaaaacctAACAAATATGAAAGAAGCCCAGATGATAAATGCACAAAAAAAATGCAGTTAATAAGCTTCATTTaagcaaccaaaaaaaattaaacagtaCAAGATCTATGCAATCAGGAAACAAAGAAATACTCTCAAGAGCcccaaaaaatacaagaaacagATCTATAATTAACAGAGCATAAGAATCAAGAACCATAAACTTACGAGCTGATTGGATGGTAACAGATATGGGATTAAAGGCAGCAAAGAATCAGAAAgtaaatgtaaaagaaaatcaagtaaaaataatgagagaaaaaaatgtaaggggaaagaaataaaaaaaaatcgattgtgatagtaaagaaaatgaagagaagagaagctgACCTTAAATGGACTTCTGTTTTATGGATGGCCGAGGACTGTGAGAGATAGCGGAGGAGGAACAAAATGTAATATTTGGAGGCGAAATATGTGCAGATCGATCAGTGAGAGCCAGTGCCTGCTTTCAGGGATAGGTTTGgtattttcctaattttttgtctttatttctgaatttccattaaaaaaaaatacaagaaacgAAGAGAGGGTGCTTGTATTGATTGAGGACAGTGAAGGGTGTTCGAAAGATAAGCGGTGATGGCAAGAGAATCTGTGGGGGGACACCCCAGAAGACtcgtctttattttattttattttatttttatttttcaattttctaataATGTGTTTACCAGTTCTTGATCAATTcaaagagatttaaaaaaaaaaagatataaatttaatagTTCACATTAAATAACTTGCAGctcttttcatgttttgattATCGGAAAAAGAATTCCATGATCATTGGAAGTCCAAAGTATCAAttttttcctgatgaatctCCAATTCATCTATCTAATCattgaaattgatattaaattaaatatcgtATCAATTTTACACAAAAGTTATGTTTAATTATCAAGCAATATAGATTTCTAggtcaaatttaataaaagttatgtttcttgcaaaatattattttattttccaaaagaaaatgaaattgtgATCAGATATGCATAGAAAGTAaagattatcattttttgtttggtttttattaaaaaaaagtaatcaaactgaaatttttttaaaaaaaataaaaaccggttcaaactgactggtttcggttcggttcggttttttgaacaaaaaccagttcaaaccggtttagcttcgtttttttggttttggctcggttttttttcggtttgggttcggttcggttttttcggtttcaggcttataaaaccgaaaccgaaccggttatttttttcaaaattttaatcggtttaatcgatttttttcactgttcagttttttcagttatttttttctggttttctcagttttttgatttttttctcacccctaacAGAAAGATTTAACAGAGAATGTCTAAAATTACCCTTAGAgtttaaatcaatcaatttgacAATACAAGGATTAAATTACCTAACAAAGAGTTCGAGGATTAAAATAaacgagatgacatgcccgcgcgctgccgcagacttataaaacaaatgcacttgatagtgttataattgtgaaccagcgctagataagtaatagcaattaaaggtatgatggaacaaatatttcatgacgaaaaaaaagttgtgttggcgATCCAAAatttagagactgaacaaaatgatttatagcaattcacagtgttttgtgatgaaagatacagtgctttcgccacatgatttagcttttcagttaataaaaagaattacaaagctaaattctctaccaacttaatattaaaaaaaaaaccaacaaagataattttggaaggaaaaaaacccatgagaaaaaacgttgtagcaattgacaatgttttgggAGGAAAACTATAAcacttttcccaataaaataaaataaaaaaacatttagagaaacattgtaacaatccatagtgttttgtgagaaaaactacaacgctttcctcatatgatttagttttattgtaattataattcttaaccaactcaatattaaaaaaagaaatcgacaaagataattttggaaaaaatcataaaaaaatcacatgggaaaacactgcaacaattcacagtgttttaaagaagaaaaattacaaagttaaattcttaatcagctcaatattaaaaaaaattgatagagacaatttaaaaaaaataacaaaacaaacaccaaaaaaaagaaaaaaaaatcatgttggaaacactgtagcaattcacagtgttttgtgataaaagctacagtgcttccccacatgatttagccttatttgtaatgacttgtaattgtaattcacaaacaactcaatattaaaaaaataaaattaaaaaggataatttgaaaaaaaattataaaaaaaaccatatgggaaaaaacaccgtagcaattgacagtaattttcaaaaaagttaTAGTACTTTCCTcgcatattgtaactgtaatttttaaccagctcaatattaaaaaataaaataaaataaagataattttggagggaaaaaaaccatgcggagaaacactgtagcaatcaacaatgtttcaaagaaaaaaattacaaaaccaaattctcaatcagctcaacattaaaaaaaaatcgacaaatataattttgaaaaataaagaaataaaatagaaaaactaagtggaaaaacatcgcagcaatccacagtatttaaaaaaaaattacaaagtaaaaatttaaaccaggtcaatatttaaaaggtaaaatcaacaaaaaataattttgggaaaaaaataaagaaaaaataagaaagttgaaaaaaaataattttgcaaaaaaaaaaaaggaaaagttagcaaaaaaaaaaaaaagaggaaaaacactatggattactgttgtaatccatagtgttttgtgtgtgggggaacagtgaaTCCCCCACACGGTTTagtatatttgttaataattcttTCCTGTTTTTGCCAGGtgattttagagttttttataataatttaggaatgaattaaaaaaagaaaagctactGGGCTCGGCCCACCTTTTTGTGTGACAATGTCGTGAATGACAGGGTCTCATCAATGTAGCCCGTCTGGCAGCCTTGGTCGTGCTCATGGTGCAGGATTTGTCTCTcctgactttttttcttttttcttttttcttttttaacagtCTATAGTGATTTC
The DNA window shown above is from Populus trichocarpa isolate Nisqually-1 chromosome 4, P.trichocarpa_v4.1, whole genome shotgun sequence and carries:
- the LOC7470000 gene encoding protein RER1A; this encodes MEGFGDENASVVSPVARWEHDAWRMYRFYLDKATPHAVYRWIGTLVIVAVYCSRLYYVRGFYIIVYGLGVYIVNLLSGFLSLLVDPEHADGPLLPTSCSDEFKPLIRRLPEFKFWYSFTRAFIIAFAMTFFPVFDVPVVWSILLCSWTLLFVITMGYQIRYLIRYKCTLFNIGKQKYGGKKSSASNNVSCMA
- the LOC7461228 gene encoding protein RER1A, with protein sequence MEGVGAEGASVASPVAQWGHDVWRIYQYYLDKSTPHTVYRWIGTLVAVAIYCLRVCYIQGFYIIAYGLGIYILNLLIGFLSPLVDPEIDPSDGPSLPTKGSDEFKPFIRRLPEFKFWYSFTKAFVIAFVMTFFSMFDVPVFWPILLCYWIVLFVLTMRRQIAHMIKYKYIPFSLGKQKYGGKKSSASSSGSRGD